One Phaseolus vulgaris cultivar G19833 chromosome 11, P. vulgaris v2.0, whole genome shotgun sequence genomic window carries:
- the LOC137832606 gene encoding organic cation/carnitine transporter 4-like produces MATKSPTDSKDQGAAPLIWAEEERTGASSEKLCIDEMLQKYCGEFGRWQLRHFVLTSLAWALEAFHTMVMIFADREPEWRCLDGAAGSGCNPAAKSVCRFEPGSWEWVGDSTVVEWGLFCADKFKVGLVQAVFFGGCMIGAGTFGHLSDSVLGRKGSLTVVCALNTIFGTLTAFSPNYAFYILFRFLTGCSTGGVGLCAFVLATEPVGPTNRGTTGMSTFYFFSSGIAILSAIAYIFSTWRKLYIASSIPSLLFLLFILPFISESPRWYLVRGRKSEAMKVITAMATTNGNHIPEGVFLTLDHQSAQFPPPLSSLSCNSLQEQVLSDVNSLNESQNLEKLVSDSILLGSAKGSACQVAEAGSLLDVIRSPITRSRLILAVVINFLCSVVYYGLSLNVVNLETNLYLTVILNAVAEMPAFMITALLLDRWGRKPLTIATLWFSGAFCFAGSLVRNVGVWKGVRMMCGILGIFGMAGTYNLLFIYTAELFPTVVRNAALGCATQAAQMGAILAPLVVVMGGSFPFIIFAICGISGGFFAFYLPETLNQPLYDTLAGMLAKENSVTSSIV; encoded by the exons ATGGCCACCAAGTCGCCCACTGATTCCAAAGATCAAGGCGCCGCGCCTCTCATTTGGGCGGAGGAGGAGCGCACCGGAGCTTCGTCTGAGAAGCTCTGCATCGACGAGATGCTGCAGAAGTATTGCGGCGAGTTTGGGCGGTGGCAGCTGAGGCACTTCGTTCTCACAAGTCTGGCTTGGGCCTTGGAAGCCTTCCACACGATGGTCATGATTTTCGCCGATCGCGAACCGGAGTGGCGGTGCCTCGACGGCGCGGCCGGTTCGGGGTGCAACCCAGCCGCGAAAAGCGTGTGCCGGTTCGAACCGGGTTCGTGGGAGTGGGTAGGGGACTCGACCGTTGTGGAGTGGGGGCTGTTTTGCGCGGACAAGTTTAAGGTCGGGCTGGTTCAGGCCGTCTTCTTCGGCGGCTGTATGATCG GTGCTGGAACATTCGGTCACCTCTCAGACTCAGTCCTCGGAAGAAAAGGGTCTCTCACAGTGGTTTGTGCCCTAAACACCATTTTTGGCACCTTGACAGCCTTCTCTCCCAACTACGCCTTCTACATCCTCTTCCGCTTCCTCACTGGTTGCAGCACCGGCGGCGTGGGCCTCTGCGCCTTTGTCCTCGCAACCGAGCCAGTGGGTCCCACAAACCGCGGCACCACCGGCATGTCCACCTTCTACTTCTTCTCCTCCGGCATCGCCATCTTATCTGCCATTGCCTACATCTTCTCCACGTGGCGAAAACTCTATATAGCCTCTTCCATCCCCTccctcctcttcctcctcttcaTCCTCCCCTTCATCTCAGAGTCCCCAAGATGGTACCTCGTTAGAGGAAGAAAATCCGAAGCAATGAAAGTCATCACTGCCATGGCTACTACCAACGGTAACCACATCCCAGAAGGAGTTTTTCTAACCCTAGACCATCAATCAGCACAATTTCCACCACCACTATCATCCTTATCATGCAACAGCCTTCAAGAACAGGTATTATCAGACGTCAACTCCTTAAACGAATCCCAAAATCTCGAGAAATTAGTCTCTGATTCTATCCTTCTAGGCTCAGCCAAGGGATCGGCATGCCAAGTGGCGGAGGCTGGTTCGCTTCTCGACGTGATTCGCTCTCCGATCACACGTTCGAGGTTGATCCTCGCCGTGGTCATCAATTTCCTGTGCTCCGTGGTGTACTACGGCTTGAGCCTCAACGTGGTCAACCTCGAAACCAACCTCTACCTCACCGTGATACTCAACGCCGTGGCGGAGATGCCGGCGTTCATGATAACGGCGTTGTTGCTGGACCGGTGGGGGAGGAAGCCGTTGACCATAGCGACGTTATGGTTCAGTGGGGCGTTCTGCTTTGCGGGGAGTTTGGTGAGAAACGTTGGGGTGTGGAAGGGTGTGAGAATGATGTGTGGGATTTTGGGAATTTTCGGAATGGCGGGCACCTATAATCTGCTGTTCATATACACAGCGGAGCTGTTCCCGACGGTGGTAAGGAACGCCGCGCTAGGGTGCGCCACGCAGGCGGCGCAGATGGGTGCGATACTGGCGCCGCTGGTCGTCGTTATGGGTGGGTCGTTTCCGTTTATTATTTTTGCTATATGCGGAATTAGTGGTGGATTTTTCGCGTTTTATCTGCCGGAAACACTGAACCAACCTCTCTATGATACGTTAGCGGGCATGCTGGCTAAGGAGAATAGTGTCACCTCTTCCATTGTATGA
- the LOC137805522 gene encoding callose synthase 10-like isoform X2, producing MNGDEATASRLEKAYDKLMMAQLTNRKKGVTFGSFKVAFIHADESTSDANNSKVFYSKLVKAYINGKDQEIYSIKLHGDPKLGEGKPENQNHAIIFTLGEVVQTIDMNQALDVGSDVPSPNQNIIGSSGDNKTN from the exons ATGAATGGCGATGAAGCAACTGCTTCCAGA CTGGAAAAGGCATATGACAAACTCATGATGGCTCAGCTGACTAATCGGAAAAAGGGTGTAACTTTTGGATCATTTAAG GTTGCTTTTATTCATGCTGATGAAAGTACTTCTGACGCAAATAATTCGAAAGTGTTTTATTCAAAGCTTGTCAAAGCATATATAAATGGAAAAGATCAG GAAATATATTCTATTAAACTTCATGGAGATCCAAAGCTTGGAGAAGGAAAACCCGAAAACCAAAACCATGCCATAATTTTCACTCTTGGTGAAGTTGTTCAAACTATTGACATGAATCAG gcacTAGATGTTGGAAGTGATGTTCCATCACCAAACCAAAATATTATAGGATCAAGTGGAGACAACAAGACAAATTAG
- the LOC137805522 gene encoding callose synthase 10-like isoform X4: MMAQLTNRKKGVTFGSFKVAFIHADESTSDANNSKVFYSKLVKAYINGKDQEIYSIKLHGDPKLGEGKPENQNHAIIFTLGEVVQTIDMNQALDVGSDVPSPNQNIIGSSGDNKTN; encoded by the exons ATGATGGCTCAGCTGACTAATCGGAAAAAGGGTGTAACTTTTGGATCATTTAAG GTTGCTTTTATTCATGCTGATGAAAGTACTTCTGACGCAAATAATTCGAAAGTGTTTTATTCAAAGCTTGTCAAAGCATATATAAATGGAAAAGATCAG GAAATATATTCTATTAAACTTCATGGAGATCCAAAGCTTGGAGAAGGAAAACCCGAAAACCAAAACCATGCCATAATTTTCACTCTTGGTGAAGTTGTTCAAACTATTGACATGAATCAG gcacTAGATGTTGGAAGTGATGTTCCATCACCAAACCAAAATATTATAGGATCAAGTGGAGACAACAAGACAAATTAG
- the LOC137805522 gene encoding callose synthase 10-like isoform X3 has translation MMAQLTNRKKGVTFGSFKAFQVAFIHADESTSDANNSKVFYSKLVKAYINGKDQEIYSIKLHGDPKLGEGKPENQNHAIIFTLGEVVQTIDMNQALDVGSDVPSPNQNIIGSSGDNKTN, from the exons ATGATGGCTCAGCTGACTAATCGGAAAAAGGGTGTAACTTTTGGATCATTTAAG GCATTTCAGGTTGCTTTTATTCATGCTGATGAAAGTACTTCTGACGCAAATAATTCGAAAGTGTTTTATTCAAAGCTTGTCAAAGCATATATAAATGGAAAAGATCAG GAAATATATTCTATTAAACTTCATGGAGATCCAAAGCTTGGAGAAGGAAAACCCGAAAACCAAAACCATGCCATAATTTTCACTCTTGGTGAAGTTGTTCAAACTATTGACATGAATCAG gcacTAGATGTTGGAAGTGATGTTCCATCACCAAACCAAAATATTATAGGATCAAGTGGAGACAACAAGACAAATTAG
- the LOC137805522 gene encoding callose synthase 10-like isoform X1, with protein sequence MNGDEATASRLEKAYDKLMMAQLTNRKKGVTFGSFKAFQVAFIHADESTSDANNSKVFYSKLVKAYINGKDQEIYSIKLHGDPKLGEGKPENQNHAIIFTLGEVVQTIDMNQALDVGSDVPSPNQNIIGSSGDNKTN encoded by the exons ATGAATGGCGATGAAGCAACTGCTTCCAGA CTGGAAAAGGCATATGACAAACTCATGATGGCTCAGCTGACTAATCGGAAAAAGGGTGTAACTTTTGGATCATTTAAG GCATTTCAGGTTGCTTTTATTCATGCTGATGAAAGTACTTCTGACGCAAATAATTCGAAAGTGTTTTATTCAAAGCTTGTCAAAGCATATATAAATGGAAAAGATCAG GAAATATATTCTATTAAACTTCATGGAGATCCAAAGCTTGGAGAAGGAAAACCCGAAAACCAAAACCATGCCATAATTTTCACTCTTGGTGAAGTTGTTCAAACTATTGACATGAATCAG gcacTAGATGTTGGAAGTGATGTTCCATCACCAAACCAAAATATTATAGGATCAAGTGGAGACAACAAGACAAATTAG